Within the Chloroflexota bacterium genome, the region GCCTATTCTGGCGGTCTGGACACATCCGTGATTGTGCCCTGGCTTAAGGAAAACTACGGCTGCGAAGTGGTTTGCTTCACCGCCGATGTCGGCCAGGCCGAGGAACTCGACGGCCTTGAGGAAAAAGCCATTGCCAGTGGCGCCAGTCAACTGGTGATCCGTGACCTCAAGGATGAATTTGCCGAAGAATATCTCTTCCCCATGCTGCGCTCTGGCGCGGTCTACGAACGCAAATATTTACTGGGTACCTCGGTCGCCCGCCCGATCATCGCCAAACACATGGTGGATGTTGCCCACGAAGTCGGCGCAGATGCTGTTGCCCACGGCGCAACCGGTAAAGGCAACGATCAGGTGCGCTTCGAGTTGACAGTTATGGCGCTTGACCCGCGTTTGCAGGTCATCGCCCCCTGGCGCGAGTGGGAAATCCGCTCACGTGAAGATGCCCTCGACTACGCCGAAGCTCACGGTGTGCCGGTGCCCAACACACGCCAGTCGATTTACAGCCGTGACCGCAACCTGTGGCATATTTCTCACGAAGGTGGCCCGCTGGAAGAAACCTGGGTTGAACCCAGCGAAGATATGTTCCTATTGAGCGCCTCACCGGAGAATGCACCCAACACACCCGAATACGTCGAGCTCGAATTCGAGTCCGGCACGCCGGTTAGCGTTAATGGCGAGGAACTTACCCCGGCGCAATTGATTGCCAAACTCAACGCCATTGGTGGGGCGCACGGCATTGGACGCTCTGATCTGGTCGAGAGTCGCCTGGTAGGGATGAAATCCCATGGCGTCTA harbors:
- a CDS encoding argininosuccinate synthase codes for the protein MPSHPTKSVNKAVLAYSGGLDTSVIVPWLKENYGCEVVCFTADVGQAEELDGLEEKAIASGASQLVIRDLKDEFAEEYLFPMLRSGAVYERKYLLGTSVARPIIAKHMVDVAHEVGADAVAHGATGKGNDQVRFELTVMALDPRLQVIAPWREWEIRSREDALDYAEAHGVPVPNTRQSIYSRDRNLWHISHEGGPLEETWVEPSEDMFLLSASPENAPNTPEYVELEFESGTPVSVNGEELTPAQLIAKLNAIGGAHGIGRSDLVESRLVGMKSHGVYETPGGTILLAAHREIESLVLDKDTINYKDVIALRYAELTYNGQWFSPLREALDAFVSATQGPVSGTVRLKLYKGNIITVGRKSPFTLYREDFATFGQEDVYDQSDAEGFIHLYGLPLKVRALNELPVSGMNLPKPDYSRFKRD